One segment of Streptomyces bathyalis DNA contains the following:
- a CDS encoding SDR family oxidoreductase has protein sequence MTNDETTRTALVTGAGSGIGRAVALELAAAGWPVTLAGRRAGPLEETARLIGGRAGAARADVVPTDVTDPEAVAALFASVHESSGRLDLLFNNAGTFGPTVPLEEISPAEWRGVVDVNLTGAFLCAQAAFRLMKDQRPQGGRIINNGSISAHVPRPGSVAYTATKHAVTGLTKSLSLDGRPYGIACGQIDIGNAATEMTARMQQGVPQADGTTRPEPVMDAADVARTVVQMAALPLEANVQFATVMATAMPYIGRG, from the coding sequence ATGACGAACGACGAGACGACACGGACGGCGCTGGTGACCGGAGCCGGCTCCGGTATCGGACGGGCCGTCGCCCTCGAACTGGCCGCCGCGGGCTGGCCGGTGACGCTTGCCGGACGCCGGGCGGGACCGCTGGAGGAGACGGCGCGGCTGATCGGGGGAAGGGCGGGAGCGGCCCGCGCGGACGTCGTCCCCACGGACGTGACCGATCCGGAGGCGGTCGCGGCCCTGTTCGCCTCCGTGCACGAGAGCAGCGGCCGGCTCGACCTGCTCTTCAACAACGCCGGGACCTTCGGCCCGACGGTGCCGCTGGAGGAGATCTCGCCCGCGGAGTGGCGCGGTGTCGTCGACGTCAATCTGACGGGCGCCTTCCTGTGCGCGCAGGCGGCCTTCCGGCTGATGAAGGATCAGCGACCGCAGGGCGGACGGATCATCAACAACGGCTCGATCTCGGCGCACGTGCCGCGCCCGGGCTCCGTCGCGTACACGGCGACCAAGCACGCGGTGACCGGGCTGACCAAGTCCCTTTCGCTGGACGGCCGTCCGTACGGCATCGCCTGCGGCCAGATCGACATCGGCAACGCGGCCACCGAGATGACCGCACGCATGCAGCAGGGCGTGCCGCAGGCGGACGGGACGACGAGGCCGGAACCGGTGATGGACGCGGCGGACGTCGCCCGCACGGTCGTGCAGATGGCCGCGCTGCCGCTGGAGGCGAACGTGCAGTTCGCGACGGTGATGGCGACGGCGATGCCGTACATCGGACGCGGCTGA
- a CDS encoding alkaline phosphatase D family protein, whose product MTQPSSADSEYRAAARKLCRRRLLTGTAATVTLALGTNLPRPAHAAAKLDPARINKDPFTLGVASGDPLPDSVVLWTRLAPDPYEPDSGLDRKPVAVTWELAHDQRFKRKVRSGSTTAHPEFHHSVHVVPEGLSPRTRYYYRFRVGSWTSPTGRTRTSPAAGDASGSLRFAAVSCQAYHDGYFTALRHLAQEGDVDAVLHLGDYLYEYAVDAHGGDRADPSLELPDRFNKETVTLEDYRLRYSLYHRDPDLQAAHAAHPWIVTWDDHEVENNYADEIPDGSPPEAFLARRAAAYRAYYENLPLRPPQQPSGSSLQLYRRLHFGKLAQLDILDGRQHRDDQSAGDGWQVPTAETGRPDRTMLGTTQERWLEDGWKNSKAVWNLVPQQTVLSRRRNRTTGPFPLSMDAWDGYPAARRRFLEAARTAGVKNLAVLTGDVHVHYAMDIKEDFDDSGSRSVGVELVTTSVASGGDGVAKPGDWQTFLDANPHMKFYDGRRGYVLLTLDQRQLRADYRTVDVVTRPGAPVTTAASFVSRAGDPGLQPL is encoded by the coding sequence ATGACGCAGCCTTCGAGCGCAGACAGCGAATACCGTGCGGCCGCACGGAAATTGTGCCGTCGCCGACTGCTGACCGGGACGGCGGCGACCGTGACACTCGCCCTCGGGACCAACCTTCCCCGGCCCGCACACGCAGCGGCGAAGCTCGACCCTGCCCGCATCAACAAAGACCCCTTCACCCTCGGTGTGGCCTCGGGTGACCCGCTGCCCGACTCCGTCGTGCTGTGGACCCGGCTCGCCCCCGATCCGTACGAGCCCGACAGCGGCCTGGACCGCAAACCCGTCGCCGTCACTTGGGAGTTGGCGCACGACCAGCGCTTCAAGCGCAAGGTCCGCAGCGGCAGCACCACCGCGCACCCGGAGTTCCACCACTCGGTGCACGTCGTGCCCGAGGGCCTCAGCCCGCGGACCCGCTACTACTACCGCTTCCGTGTCGGCTCCTGGACGAGCCCCACCGGCCGTACCCGGACCTCGCCCGCCGCCGGAGACGCCTCCGGTTCGCTGCGCTTCGCTGCCGTCTCCTGCCAGGCCTACCACGACGGGTACTTCACGGCGCTGAGGCATCTCGCGCAGGAGGGCGACGTCGACGCCGTGCTCCACCTGGGCGACTACCTCTACGAGTACGCGGTCGACGCACACGGAGGCGACCGCGCCGACCCTTCGCTCGAACTCCCCGACAGGTTCAACAAGGAAACCGTGACGCTGGAGGACTACCGGCTGCGGTACTCGCTGTACCACCGCGACCCGGATCTCCAGGCCGCGCACGCCGCCCACCCATGGATCGTCACCTGGGACGACCACGAGGTGGAGAACAACTACGCCGACGAGATCCCGGACGGCTCGCCGCCCGAAGCCTTCCTCGCCCGCCGGGCCGCCGCCTACCGCGCGTACTACGAGAACCTGCCGCTGCGCCCGCCCCAGCAGCCCTCGGGCTCCAGCCTCCAGCTCTACAGGCGCCTGCACTTCGGCAAGCTCGCGCAGCTCGACATCCTCGACGGCCGGCAGCACCGTGACGACCAGTCAGCCGGCGACGGCTGGCAGGTGCCCACCGCCGAGACCGGCAGGCCGGACCGGACGATGCTCGGCACGACTCAGGAGCGCTGGCTCGAGGACGGCTGGAAGAACTCGAAGGCCGTCTGGAACCTGGTCCCGCAGCAGACCGTCCTCTCCCGCCGCCGGAACCGGACCACCGGGCCGTTCCCGCTGTCCATGGACGCCTGGGACGGCTACCCGGCTGCACGGCGGCGCTTCCTGGAGGCCGCGCGCACCGCGGGCGTGAAGAACCTCGCCGTGCTCACCGGCGACGTACACGTGCACTACGCCATGGACATCAAGGAGGACTTCGACGACTCCGGCTCCCGCTCCGTGGGTGTGGAACTCGTCACCACGTCGGTGGCCAGCGGCGGCGACGGGGTCGCGAAGCCGGGCGACTGGCAGACCTTCCTCGACGCCAACCCGCACATGAAGTTCTACGACGGTCGCCGCGGCTACGTCCTGCTCACCCTCGACCAGCGGCAACTGCGCGCCGACTACCGCACCGTGGACGTGGTCACCCGGCCGGGGGCACCGGTCACGACGGCTGCGTCCTTCGTCTCGCGGGCCGGTGATCCGGGTCTCCAGCCGCTCTGA
- a CDS encoding multidrug effflux MFS transporter → MSEPGPARTAAVTAPVDHSAAASESTSAPGNAPGPAVRPAGPATGPATGHVNGPAAAPAGVSVGEPAPRLTGRRRASLLVTLILGSLTALPALSMDMYLPALPAVGGTLNTPAATAQLTLTGCLLGLAVGQLVVGPMSDQFGRRRPLLIGMCGYILAGAACALAPTIETLIVFRLVQGLAGAAGIVIARAVVRDLYDGLAMARFFSTLMLIGGLAPILAPVLGGQILRFTDWRGVFLILAGIGVVLTVVVARWLPETLEHDKRRSGGVPDALRTMRGLFADRRFTGYLLAGSLSFAALFAYVSASPFVVQEIYGASPQTFSLLFMVNSIGLVAAGQINGKVLVGRVPLDRVLGFGLCLTGAASVALLLMTSGVFGRTGLLPIAAALCVLMTGMGFVMPNANSQGLMRAPHAAGSASALLGTAQFLIGAFASPLVGVAGERTAVPMALVQLSALLLAAAAFLGLCRPWRTSRS, encoded by the coding sequence ATGTCCGAGCCCGGCCCTGCCCGAACGGCCGCCGTCACCGCCCCCGTCGACCACTCCGCCGCCGCCTCAGAATCGACCTCCGCCCCAGGGAACGCCCCCGGACCCGCGGTCCGTCCCGCCGGTCCCGCGACCGGTCCCGCGACCGGTCACGTGAACGGTCCCGCCGCGGCTCCCGCGGGCGTCTCCGTGGGCGAGCCCGCTCCCCGGCTCACCGGCCGCCGGCGGGCGAGCCTGTTGGTGACCCTCATCCTCGGCAGCCTCACCGCACTTCCCGCGCTGTCGATGGACATGTACCTCCCGGCGCTGCCGGCCGTCGGCGGCACGCTGAACACTCCCGCCGCGACGGCACAGCTCACGCTCACCGGCTGCCTGCTCGGGCTGGCCGTGGGCCAGCTCGTCGTGGGCCCGATGAGCGACCAGTTCGGACGGCGCCGCCCGCTGCTCATAGGCATGTGCGGGTACATCCTCGCCGGAGCCGCCTGCGCGCTCGCACCCACCATCGAGACGCTGATCGTCTTCCGCCTGGTGCAGGGCCTGGCCGGTGCCGCCGGCATCGTCATAGCCCGGGCCGTCGTCCGCGACCTCTACGACGGGCTCGCCATGGCCCGCTTCTTCTCCACCCTGATGCTCATAGGCGGCCTCGCGCCGATCCTCGCCCCCGTCCTCGGCGGCCAGATACTCCGCTTCACGGACTGGCGGGGCGTCTTCCTCATCCTCGCCGGCATCGGTGTCGTACTCACCGTCGTCGTCGCGCGCTGGCTGCCCGAGACGCTGGAGCACGACAAGCGGCGCAGCGGCGGCGTCCCCGATGCCCTGCGCACCATGCGCGGCCTCTTCGCCGACCGCCGCTTCACCGGCTACCTGCTGGCCGGCAGCCTCAGCTTCGCGGCGCTCTTCGCCTACGTCTCCGCCTCGCCGTTCGTCGTCCAGGAGATCTACGGGGCGAGCCCGCAGACCTTCAGCCTCCTGTTCATGGTCAACTCCATCGGCCTCGTCGCCGCCGGCCAGATCAACGGGAAGGTCCTCGTCGGCCGGGTGCCGCTGGACCGGGTCCTCGGCTTCGGGCTCTGCCTGACCGGTGCGGCCTCGGTCGCGTTGCTGCTGATGACCAGCGGTGTGTTCGGCCGGACGGGGCTCCTTCCGATCGCCGCCGCGCTGTGTGTGCTGATGACGGGCATGGGTTTCGTCATGCCGAACGCCAACTCCCAGGGCCTGATGCGTGCTCCGCACGCCGCCGGTTCGGCGTCCGCGCTGCTGGGCACCGCCCAGTTCCTCATCGGTGCCTTCGCGTCACCGCTCGTCGGTGTCGCGGGTGAGCGCACGGCCGTGCCGATGGCACTCGTGCAGCTGAGCGCGCTGCTGCTTGCCGCGGCCGCGTTCCTGGGGCTGTGCCGTCCGTGGCGGACGTCGCGGAGCTGA
- a CDS encoding serine hydrolase domain-containing protein yields MADVAELRRAATAEEAGLRPAELAALRDGVDELPARGWCAGAVVLAGRGRWIALEHATGWAVRCSAYDPESDTGVELPREQWEAVTPETLFDLASLTKLFTAVAAMQQYEAGAVELDREAAAYVPEFGAHGKARITVRQLLTHTSGLRPELPFGERPHGPAGTGTGDPATGDPATAGAAAPSPDDLLAPLWEEEPVLAPGGTYRYSDLNLIALQQVLERVTGKGLDSLVRECITGPLGMRSTFYGPVPAASAAATEDQRRPWAKADRGMLRGVVHDENASALGGVAGHAGLFSSAADLAVLCRALLSDGAYGQARILTPASGQALRTPPGLGFAVDQPWFMGELAGPAGEAGTRDRWRAAGHTGFTGTSLVIDPVTDTFLVLLANTVHPVRRPPDNLPRAAAATWLARAARAAAP; encoded by the coding sequence GTGGCGGACGTCGCGGAGCTGAGGCGCGCCGCAACCGCCGAGGAGGCGGGGCTGCGCCCGGCGGAACTGGCCGCTCTGCGCGACGGCGTCGACGAACTGCCCGCGCGCGGCTGGTGCGCCGGCGCCGTCGTGCTCGCCGGCCGCGGCCGGTGGATCGCGCTGGAGCATGCCACCGGCTGGGCGGTGCGCTGTTCGGCGTACGACCCGGAGAGCGACACCGGCGTCGAGCTGCCGCGGGAGCAGTGGGAGGCGGTGACGCCGGAGACGCTCTTCGACCTCGCGTCGCTCACCAAGCTCTTCACCGCCGTCGCCGCGATGCAGCAGTACGAAGCGGGCGCGGTGGAGCTGGACCGCGAGGCCGCCGCGTACGTGCCGGAGTTCGGAGCGCACGGGAAGGCGCGCATCACCGTGCGGCAGCTGCTGACGCACACCTCCGGGCTGCGGCCCGAACTCCCCTTCGGCGAACGCCCGCACGGGCCCGCGGGCACCGGCACGGGCGACCCCGCCACGGGCGATCCCGCCACCGCCGGGGCGGCGGCCCCCAGTCCGGACGACCTCTTGGCGCCCCTGTGGGAAGAGGAGCCGGTGTTGGCGCCCGGCGGCACGTACCGCTACTCCGACCTCAATCTCATCGCCCTTCAGCAGGTGCTGGAGCGCGTCACCGGGAAGGGTCTGGACTCCCTCGTGCGGGAGTGCATCACCGGACCGCTCGGGATGCGCAGCACCTTCTACGGGCCCGTGCCCGCCGCGTCCGCTGCCGCGACGGAGGACCAGCGCCGCCCCTGGGCCAAGGCCGACCGCGGAATGCTGCGCGGCGTGGTGCACGACGAGAACGCCTCCGCTCTCGGCGGCGTCGCGGGCCACGCCGGGCTCTTCTCGAGCGCGGCGGATCTGGCCGTGCTGTGCCGGGCGCTTCTCTCGGACGGCGCGTACGGGCAGGCGCGGATCCTCACGCCTGCCTCGGGGCAGGCGCTGCGGACGCCGCCCGGGCTGGGGTTCGCCGTCGATCAGCCATGGTTCATGGGTGAGCTGGCCGGCCCCGCGGGCGAGGCGGGCACGCGAGACCGCTGGAGGGCCGCGGGGCACACCGGCTTCACCGGCACGAGCCTGGTGATCGACCCGGTCACGGACACCTTCCTGGTGCTGCTCGCCAACACCGTCCATCCGGTGCGCCGTCCGCCCGACAACCTGCCGCGTGCCGCCGCGGCGACCTGGCTGGCACGGGCCGCGCGTGCGGCGGCTCCTTAG
- a CDS encoding small ribosomal subunit Rsm22 family protein, with protein sequence MIEEELRHALAALVDGLPPRQAAGAVERLMTGYRHGEAAPVLRDRADVVAYAAYRMPATFAAQAAALEAFASRTGEWRPESHLDIGGGTGAAVWAAADVWGGAHDGGPDGPRRTTVLDRSEPALALGRELAGASTADALGAAAWRHRSLTGHDQGGRPGEAALPEADLVTVSYVLGELAERDRLTVVDAAARAGRAVVVTEPGTPDGYARTIAARDHLVAAGLRVLAPCPHSERCPMVPGEDWCHFAARVNRSSLHRQVKGGSLPYEDEKFSYVAAAHPAIAGAPAPGRIVRRPQKRKGQVLLDLCTAGDGLRPATVTKRHGADYRRARDAKWGDAWPPEPDVEPAR encoded by the coding sequence GTGATCGAGGAAGAACTGCGGCACGCCCTCGCCGCGCTCGTCGACGGGCTGCCGCCCCGTCAGGCGGCTGGTGCCGTCGAGCGTCTGATGACCGGCTACCGGCACGGTGAGGCCGCGCCCGTGCTGCGTGACCGCGCGGACGTCGTCGCCTACGCCGCATACCGGATGCCCGCGACGTTCGCGGCCCAGGCGGCGGCCCTCGAGGCCTTCGCCTCACGTACGGGCGAGTGGCGCCCGGAGAGCCACCTGGACATCGGCGGCGGTACGGGCGCCGCCGTCTGGGCCGCCGCCGACGTCTGGGGCGGGGCGCACGACGGCGGTCCGGACGGCCCGCGCCGCACCACGGTGCTCGACCGGTCGGAGCCCGCACTGGCCCTCGGACGTGAACTGGCGGGCGCCTCCACCGCGGACGCGCTCGGCGCGGCCGCATGGCGGCACCGTTCGCTGACCGGGCACGACCAGGGAGGCAGGCCGGGCGAAGCCGCGCTGCCCGAGGCCGACCTCGTCACCGTCTCCTACGTACTGGGCGAACTGGCCGAGCGCGACAGGCTCACGGTCGTCGACGCGGCGGCCCGCGCCGGCCGGGCCGTCGTCGTCACCGAGCCCGGAACGCCGGACGGCTACGCGCGGACGATCGCCGCACGCGACCACCTCGTCGCGGCCGGGCTGCGCGTCCTCGCGCCCTGCCCGCACAGCGAACGCTGCCCGATGGTCCCCGGCGAGGACTGGTGCCACTTCGCCGCGAGGGTCAACCGGTCCTCGCTGCACCGGCAGGTCAAGGGCGGCTCACTGCCGTACGAGGACGAGAAGTTCAGCTACGTCGCGGCCGCACATCCCGCCATCGCGGGTGCCCCCGCGCCGGGACGCATCGTGCGCAGGCCGCAGAAGCGCAAGGGCCAGGTGCTGCTGGATCTGTGCACCGCCGGGGACGGGCTGCGTCCGGCGACCGTCACCAAGCGGCACGGCGCCGACTACCGCCGGGCCCGCGACGCGAAGTGGGGCGACGCCTGGCCGCCGGAGCCGGACGTGGAGCCCGCCCGGTAG
- the ddaH gene encoding dimethylargininase, protein MYGPGYTPRRFLMCPPAHFRVTYSINPWMDPEKPVDIPLALAQWEELRDRYRSLGHTVEELEPVPGLPDMVYAANGATVVDGRVLGARFAHRERAGEAEVHRAWYRANGFADVQEPEHINEGEGDFAVTGTWLLAGRGFRSSPLSHGEVQEFFGRPVIGLDLVDPRYYHLDTALCVLGGDEVMYYPPAFSPGSQAVLKRLFPEALIASAADAEALGLNAVSDGHHVMLPQAAVGLLEPLRRRGYDPVPVDLTELLKGGGSVKCVTAELRAAA, encoded by the coding sequence TTGTACGGACCCGGCTACACCCCGCGCCGCTTTCTGATGTGCCCACCGGCACACTTCCGCGTGACGTACTCCATCAACCCCTGGATGGATCCCGAGAAGCCCGTGGACATCCCGCTCGCGCTCGCGCAGTGGGAGGAACTGCGTGACCGGTACCGCTCCCTCGGCCACACCGTCGAGGAGCTCGAACCGGTCCCCGGCCTGCCCGACATGGTGTACGCGGCCAACGGCGCCACCGTCGTCGACGGGCGTGTCCTCGGCGCACGCTTCGCTCACCGCGAGCGCGCGGGAGAGGCCGAGGTGCACCGCGCCTGGTACCGGGCCAACGGCTTCGCGGACGTGCAGGAGCCGGAGCACATCAACGAGGGCGAGGGCGACTTCGCGGTGACCGGCACATGGCTGCTGGCGGGGCGGGGTTTCCGCAGCAGTCCGCTCTCCCACGGCGAGGTCCAGGAGTTCTTCGGACGGCCCGTGATCGGCCTCGACCTGGTCGATCCGCGCTACTACCACCTGGACACGGCACTGTGCGTGCTGGGCGGTGACGAAGTCATGTACTACCCGCCCGCGTTCTCCCCGGGCAGCCAGGCCGTCCTCAAGCGTCTCTTCCCGGAGGCTCTCATCGCGTCCGCGGCGGACGCCGAAGCCCTCGGTCTGAACGCGGTCAGCGACGGGCATCACGTGATGCTGCCGCAGGCCGCCGTGGGACTGCTCGAACCGCTGCGCCGTCGGGGCTACGACCCCGTGCCCGTCGACCTGACGGAGCTGCTGAAGGGCGGCGGCAGCGTGAAGTGCGTGACGGCCGAGCTGCGCGCGGCGGCCTGA
- a CDS encoding glycerophosphodiester phosphodiesterase, which translates to MVMIMVRAVRAVEACLFPLLVLAPVAIAPGCAPAPARMRGPEGPRAAGLPGTVYAAHRGGALEVPENSMAGLTAAYRRRSADVLDVDVRTLRDGTLVALHDRTLDRTTNHKGAVSGLTLRQWRHVRLRPAAGLPGTWSREHPPTVSAVLDRFGGRIVLNVELKDGGSLKRLAGMIRKRGLTDSVYVQSNELSPAVRAHRMGLLTSVWRSVKQARTDRPEKWRDVVDMLSVDHHARDSDIRRAVDSGIARVWAHTVRTPADRDRVLRLGCDGVMTDAPGLLARTPQRDKKDASGDARDR; encoded by the coding sequence ATGGTCATGATCATGGTCAGGGCCGTCCGGGCCGTCGAAGCCTGTCTGTTTCCGCTGCTCGTCCTCGCACCCGTGGCAATCGCTCCGGGCTGTGCCCCCGCGCCCGCGCGCATGCGGGGCCCCGAGGGCCCGCGCGCCGCCGGTCTGCCGGGCACGGTCTACGCCGCCCACCGCGGAGGCGCCCTCGAGGTGCCGGAGAACAGCATGGCCGGGCTGACGGCCGCCTACCGCCGCCGCTCCGCCGACGTGCTCGACGTGGACGTGAGGACGCTGCGCGACGGAACCCTCGTCGCGTTGCACGACCGGACCCTGGACCGCACCACGAACCACAAGGGAGCCGTCTCGGGGCTGACGCTGCGCCAGTGGCGCCACGTTCGGCTGCGTCCGGCCGCGGGGCTGCCCGGCACCTGGTCCCGTGAGCACCCGCCGACGGTGTCCGCCGTCCTCGACCGTTTCGGCGGCCGCATCGTGCTGAACGTCGAGCTCAAGGACGGCGGGAGCCTGAAGCGGCTCGCGGGAATGATCCGCAAGCGGGGCCTGACCGACTCGGTCTACGTGCAGTCCAACGAGCTGTCGCCGGCGGTGCGGGCTCACCGGATGGGTCTGCTGACCTCGGTGTGGCGGTCGGTGAAGCAGGCGCGGACCGACCGGCCGGAGAAGTGGCGCGACGTGGTCGACATGCTGAGCGTCGACCACCACGCACGCGACTCCGACATCCGCAGGGCCGTCGACTCGGGCATCGCGCGCGTGTGGGCGCACACCGTCCGCACGCCGGCCGACCGCGACCGGGTACTGCGGCTGGGGTGCGACGGGGTGATGACGGACGCTCCGGGACTGCTGGCCCGTACACCACAGCGGGACAAGAAGGACGCCTCGGGCGACGCTCGCGACCGGTGA
- a CDS encoding bifunctional DNA primase/polymerase: protein MERESRFDRWLRHFTRSGPRVRTSRSRSAVAQADAARARTELLLTAAAAGFPLAPAAHPSGYGCSCVRIGCPTPGRHPLSFGWQTQATTDAAQIERWAQSQPLANFVTATGRDHDVLDVPAEAGWAALERLDSEKAPLGPVAVSGDERMLFFTATRTPDDEDEWWPCELDCHPETMDEHPGLRWHCRGSYVLVPPATLPGTGQNREVRWVRPPETSDGEATGGTESLPEPLTLLEALTDACAEHVGEDTAAWPVR from the coding sequence ATGGAACGCGAGAGCAGGTTCGACCGGTGGCTGCGTCACTTCACGCGGAGCGGCCCCAGGGTGAGGACCTCCAGGTCCAGGAGCGCCGTCGCACAGGCCGACGCCGCCCGCGCCCGTACGGAACTCCTGCTGACCGCCGCAGCGGCGGGCTTTCCACTCGCGCCCGCCGCGCACCCCTCGGGGTACGGCTGTTCGTGCGTACGCATCGGCTGTCCCACTCCCGGCCGCCACCCTCTGTCCTTCGGATGGCAGACGCAGGCCACCACCGACGCGGCACAGATCGAGCGCTGGGCGCAGAGCCAGCCGCTGGCGAACTTCGTCACCGCGACGGGCCGCGACCACGACGTGCTCGACGTCCCGGCGGAGGCCGGCTGGGCGGCGCTGGAACGGCTGGACTCGGAGAAGGCGCCACTCGGCCCGGTGGCCGTTTCCGGGGACGAGCGGATGCTCTTCTTCACCGCCACCCGCACCCCCGACGACGAGGACGAGTGGTGGCCGTGCGAACTGGACTGCCACCCCGAGACGATGGACGAGCACCCGGGCCTGCGCTGGCACTGCCGGGGCAGCTACGTGCTCGTCCCGCCCGCGACCCTGCCCGGGACGGGGCAGAACCGCGAGGTGCGCTGGGTGCGTCCCCCGGAGACATCGGACGGTGAGGCCACGGGCGGGACGGAATCGCTGCCCGAACCGCTGACCCTGCTGGAAGCGCTCACCGACGCGTGCGCGGAGCACGTGGGCGAGGACACGGCGGCCTGGCCGGTGCGCTGA
- a CDS encoding SH3 domain-containing protein, whose amino-acid sequence MAATTARRVRIAATACAVLMGGSLLGASTAQASPSSADTVAHPKKPYGIVLARSGLNVRQYPSTDSSVKYVLPYGAKRGLDCKIRAQLIHGDPIWYKLRHSNFWISGRYTKAVGHVKWCKDVRPSALNNTAKAQKAMG is encoded by the coding sequence ATGGCTGCCACTACTGCTCGTCGTGTACGGATCGCCGCCACGGCCTGCGCCGTCCTCATGGGCGGTTCGCTCCTCGGGGCGAGCACCGCACAGGCGTCCCCTTCTTCCGCCGACACAGTCGCCCACCCCAAGAAGCCCTACGGCATCGTCCTCGCAAGGTCGGGCCTGAACGTCCGTCAGTACCCGAGCACGGACTCCTCGGTGAAGTACGTCCTCCCCTACGGCGCCAAGCGCGGCCTGGACTGCAAGATCCGTGCCCAGCTCATCCACGGCGACCCCATCTGGTACAAGCTGCGGCACAGCAACTTCTGGATCAGCGGTCGCTACACGAAGGCCGTCGGCCACGTGAAGTGGTGCAAGGACGTACGCCCCTCGGCCCTGAACAACACCGCGAAGGCCCAGAAGGCCATGGGCTGA
- a CDS encoding heme oxygenase (biliverdin-producing), whose amino-acid sequence MTSRLPAHLPFSTLIRDATKAQHTQAENSTFMSDMLSGRLGREAFTRYTEQLWFVYEALEEAARRLDDDPVAGPFVRRELFRLPSLERDLDHLHGTSAWRGTIAPLAATESYTRRIAEVSRDWPGGYVAHHYTRYLGDLSGGQVVRGTAEKNWGFAHKGDGVRFYVFEDIPNPAAFKRGYRELLDSVPADDEEKWRIVGECGRAFTLNTAVFEELAAPAPTAG is encoded by the coding sequence ATGACCTCACGGCTGCCGGCACATCTGCCTTTCTCGACCCTGATCCGTGACGCCACGAAGGCGCAGCACACTCAGGCGGAGAACTCGACGTTCATGAGCGACATGCTCAGCGGCAGGCTCGGCAGGGAGGCGTTCACGCGCTACACCGAGCAGCTGTGGTTCGTCTACGAGGCCCTGGAGGAAGCGGCGCGCCGGCTCGACGACGACCCGGTCGCCGGCCCGTTCGTGCGGCGGGAGCTCTTCCGCCTCCCCTCCCTCGAACGCGACCTCGACCACCTGCACGGCACGTCCGCATGGCGCGGCACGATCGCTCCGCTCGCCGCGACGGAGAGCTATACGAGGCGCATCGCCGAGGTCTCACGGGACTGGCCCGGCGGTTACGTGGCCCATCACTACACCCGCTACCTCGGCGACCTCTCCGGTGGCCAGGTCGTTCGGGGTACCGCGGAGAAGAACTGGGGCTTCGCACACAAAGGCGACGGGGTCCGGTTCTATGTCTTCGAGGACATTCCGAACCCCGCCGCCTTCAAGCGGGGGTACCGCGAACTGCTCGATTCGGTACCGGCCGACGACGAGGAGAAGTGGCGCATCGTCGGCGAGTGCGGGCGCGCTTTCACGCTCAACACGGCTGTCTTCGAGGAGCTGGCAGCTCCCGCTCCGACAGCCGGCTGA
- the map gene encoding type I methionyl aminopeptidase, translating to MSGQSLLSPGELSPHRTVPASIPRPEYVGKDAPTPYTGAEVQDSETIEKMRVAGRIAARAMEEAARHIAPGVTTDKLDEVAHAYMCDHGAYPSTLGYRRFPKSLCTSVNEVICHGIPDSTVLRDGDIVNLDVTAYIDGVHGDNNATYLCGDVDEESALLVERTREALNRAIKAVRPGRQINIIGRVIESYAKRFGYGVVRDFTGHGINTSFHSGLIIPHYDDERATTVMRPGMTFTIEPMLTLGTHEWDMWEDGWTVVTKDRRRTAQFEHTLVVTDSGADILTLP from the coding sequence ATGTCTGGCCAGTCATTGCTCTCTCCTGGTGAACTCTCGCCGCACCGCACCGTCCCCGCCTCGATCCCGCGTCCCGAGTACGTGGGCAAGGACGCCCCCACCCCGTACACGGGGGCCGAGGTGCAGGACAGCGAGACCATCGAGAAGATGCGCGTGGCCGGCCGCATCGCCGCGAGGGCGATGGAGGAGGCCGCACGGCACATCGCTCCGGGCGTCACCACGGACAAGCTCGACGAAGTGGCGCACGCCTACATGTGCGACCACGGCGCCTACCCGTCCACCCTCGGCTACCGGCGGTTCCCGAAGTCGCTGTGCACGTCGGTCAACGAGGTCATCTGCCACGGCATCCCGGACTCCACCGTCCTGCGCGACGGCGACATCGTGAACCTCGACGTGACCGCCTACATCGACGGCGTGCACGGCGACAACAACGCCACCTATCTGTGCGGAGACGTCGACGAGGAGTCCGCGCTGCTCGTCGAGCGCACCCGCGAGGCGCTCAACCGCGCGATCAAAGCCGTACGCCCGGGCCGGCAGATCAACATCATCGGCCGCGTCATCGAGTCGTACGCCAAGCGCTTCGGCTACGGAGTGGTCCGTGACTTCACGGGCCACGGCATCAACACCTCGTTCCACTCCGGCCTGATCATCCCGCACTACGACGACGAGCGGGCGACGACGGTGATGAGGCCCGGCATGACCTTCACCATCGAGCCCATGCTGACGCTGGGCACCCACGAGTGGGACATGTGGGAGGACGGCTGGACGGTCGTCACCAAGGACCGCCGCCGCACCGCGCAGTTCGAGCACACCCTCGTGGTCACGGACTCCGGGGCGGACATCCTCACGCTGCCCTGA